In Corylus avellana chromosome ca2, CavTom2PMs-1.0, the following proteins share a genomic window:
- the LOC132168599 gene encoding BTB/POZ and MATH domain-containing protein 2-like yields MGKVLRESLNSRPAFPCSSSSSSPSPSTTTSTSVTETVNGSHHFKITGYSLLKGMGIGKYVASDTFVVGGYTWAIYFYPDGKSVEDNAAYVSLFIALASEGTDVRALFELTLLDQSGKERHKVHTHFGRTPDSGPYTLKYRGSMWGYKRFFKRTLLETSDYLKDDCLSVHCSVGVVRSYTEGPKIYSITPPPSNIGQHFGRLLESGKGTDVNFEVDGETFAAHKLVLAARSPVFRAQLIGPMRDQNTQCIKVEDMETPVFKALLHFIYWDSLPDMQELTGLSTKWASTLMAQHLLAAADRYCLERLRVLCEATLCDGVAINTVATTLALAEQHHCFQLKAVCLKFIALPENLRAVMQTDGFEYLKESCPAVLTELLEYVARVNEHSVIACRHGNEVILDGSDINGRRLFFSYFKDLVGREVTVELKNDLAIRGTLHSVDQYLNIKLENTRVVDQDKYPHMLSVRNCFIRGSVVRYVQLPPEGVDIELLHDATRREARGG; encoded by the exons ATGGGAAAGGTTCTCAGAGAAAGCCTCAATTCGAGGCCCGCTTTTCCTTGTTCCTCGTCGTCTTCGTCTCCTTCGCCTTCGACCACGACGTCGACGTCGGTAACGGAGACCGTGAACGGCTCGCACCACTTCAAGATCACGGGGTATTCGCTGCTGAAAGGGATGGGGATCGGGAAGTACGTGGCGTCGGATACGTTCGTCGTCGGCGGGTACACGTGGGCGATCTATTTTTATCCCGACGGGAAGAGCGTGGAGGACAATGCGGCGTACGTGTCTCTCTTCATCGCGCTGGCCAGCGAAGGGACCGACGTGAGGGCGCTCTTCGAGTTGACGCTCTTGGACCAGAGCGGCAAGGAGAGGCACAAGGTGCACACCCACTTCGGGAGGACCCCGGATAGCGGACCCTACACGCTCAAATATCGCGGTAGCATGTG GGGTTACAAGAGGTTTTTCAAAAGAACTCTTCTAGAGACATCAGACTACCTCAAAGATGATTGCCTTTCTGTTCATTGTAGTGTTGGTGTTGTGAGATCATACACAGAGGGGCCTAAGATCTACTCTATAACACCACCACCGTCTAACATAGGTCAGCATTTTGGGAGGCTGCTGGAAAGTGGAAAGGGAACGGATGTGAATTTCGAAGTTGATGGGGAAACTTTTGCTGCTCATAAGTTGGTCCTTGCAGCTCGCTCACCAGTATTTAGAGCCCAACTTATTGGTCCAATGAGGGATCAAAATACCCAGTGTATAAAAGTTGAAGATATGGAGACTCCTGTTTTTAAG GCATTGCTTCATTTTATATACTGGGACTCTCTACCAGACATGCAAGAGCTTACTGGTTTGAGCACAAAATGGGCTTCTACTTTGATGGCTCAGCATTTGCTTGCAGCTGCAGATCGGTATTGCCTTGAAAGACTCAGGGTACTATGCGAGGCCACTCTCTGTGATGGCGTTGCCATAAACACAGTAGCAACAACACTAGCTTTGGCAGAGCAGCATCACTGTTTCCAGCTGAAAGCTGTGTGTCTCAAATTTATCGCATTGCCTGAAAATCTGAGAG CTGTGATGCAGACAGATGGTTTTGAATACTTAAAGGAGAGCTGCCCCGCTGTCCTGACTGAGCTCTTGGAGTATGTGGCTAGAGTTAATGAACACTCTGTCATTGCATGCAGGCATGGAAATGAAGTTATCCTAGACGGCAGCGACATCAACGGTAGGCGG TTGTTCTTCTCGTACTTCAAAGACTTGGTGGGGCGAGAAGTGACGGTGGAGCTGAAGAACGACCTTGCAATCAGGGGGACTCTGCACTCCGTTGACCAATACCTCAACATTAAGCTTGAGAACACTCGGGTTGTCGATCAGGACAAGTACCCCCACATG CTTTCAGTGAGGAACTGTTTCATCAGGGGGTCAGTGGTGAGATACGTTCAACTACCTCCAGAGGGAGTCGACATTGAGCTGCTTCATGATGCCACAAGAAGAGAAGCTCGGGGTGGTTGA